From a region of the bacterium genome:
- the galE gene encoding UDP-glucose 4-epimerase GalE yields the protein MRVLVTGGAGYIGSVTARVLLARGHEVEILDDFSTGHREALPPGVPLHEGSLLDAVFVDRVLAAPVDAVLHFAAFSLVGESAVRPLKYYRNNVGGSVNLLDAAARAGIGRFVFSSTAAVYGEPDEMPITEHAPTRPVNPYGHTKLAIEWALADTAAAAGFPAVALRYFNACGASQELGEDHEPETHLIPRLLRSLLDPDVDFAVFGDDYPTPDGTCIRDYVHVADLAEAHALALEADLRPGLSVYNLGTETGASVREILAAAAAVTGREIAPRIEPRRPGDPARLVAGNARARRDLGWRPRGDGLPSILADAWRWHRDHPRGYRG from the coding sequence CGGCGCCGGTTACATCGGCAGCGTCACCGCCCGGGTCCTGCTGGCGCGGGGCCACGAGGTCGAGATCCTCGACGACTTCAGCACCGGCCACCGCGAGGCGCTGCCGCCGGGGGTCCCGCTGCACGAGGGCTCGCTCCTGGACGCGGTCTTCGTGGACCGGGTGTTGGCCGCGCCCGTCGACGCGGTGCTGCATTTCGCGGCCTTCAGCCTGGTCGGCGAGTCGGCGGTCCGCCCGCTGAAGTACTACCGCAACAACGTCGGCGGCAGCGTCAACCTGCTCGACGCCGCCGCGCGCGCGGGCATCGGGCGGTTCGTCTTCTCCTCGACGGCCGCCGTCTACGGCGAACCGGACGAGATGCCGATCACCGAGCACGCGCCGACCCGGCCGGTCAACCCGTACGGCCACACCAAGCTGGCGATCGAGTGGGCCCTGGCCGACACGGCGGCGGCCGCGGGATTCCCGGCCGTGGCGCTGCGCTACTTCAACGCGTGCGGCGCCTCGCAGGAACTGGGCGAGGACCACGAGCCGGAGACCCACCTGATCCCGCGCCTGCTGCGGTCGCTGCTGGACCCGGACGTCGACTTCGCCGTCTTCGGCGACGACTACCCGACGCCCGACGGCACCTGCATCCGCGACTACGTCCACGTCGCGGACCTGGCCGAGGCCCACGCCCTCGCCCTGGAGGCCGACCTGCGGCCCGGGCTGAGCGTCTACAATCTCGGCACCGAGACGGGAGCCTCGGTGCGGGAGATCCTGGCGGCCGCCGCGGCGGTCACCGGGCGGGAGATCGCGCCGCGCATCGAGCCGAGGCGGCCCGGCGACCCGGCGCGCCTGGTGGCGGGCAACGCCCGCGCCCGCCGCGATCTGGGCTGGCGGCCCCGCGGCGACGGCTTGCCGTCGATCCTGGCCGATGCCTGGCGCTGGCATCGGGACCACCCCCGCGGGTACCGCGGCTGA